CCAAGGGAGCCTGGCAGTACGGCGAGGTGCTCTGCGTGAGCAACCGCTACGTGCTGCACGCCAACCTCTACACCAGCATCCTCTTCCTCACCTTCATCAGCGTCGACCGCTATCTGCTCATGAAGTTCCCTTTCCGGGAGCACCTTCTGCAGAAGAAGGAGTTGGCCGTCTTGATCTCCTTGGCCATCTGGGCGTTGGTCACCTTGGAGCTGCTGCCTATCCTCCACGTGATCGGCCCGGTCACCACGGAGGAGGGTACGAGCTGCACCGACTACGCCAGCTCTGGGGACCCGCGGTACAACCTCGTCTACAGCCTGTGCCTGACCCTGGTGGGGTTCCTGGCGCCGCTGGCCGTCATGTGCTTCTTCTCCTACAAGATCACTATTTTTCTGCGGCAGCGGAGCCGGCAGCTGAGCGTGGCGCAGACGCTGGAGAAGCCCCTGGCGCTGGTGGTCCTGGCAGTGGTGGTCTTCTCCGTGCTCTTCACGCCCTACCACGTGCTGCGCAACGTGCGCATCGCCTCGCGCCTGGGCGGCGGGCAGGGCTGCACGCAGGTGGTCATCAGCTGCCTGTACGTGCTGTCGCGTCCGCTGGCCTTCCTGAGCAGCGCTGTCAACCCTGTCTTCTACTTCCTGCTGGGCGACCACTTCAGGGAGATGCTGGCCAGCAGGCTGCGGCAGGGCTGGCAGTCCCTCACGGCGCTCAGAGGGTGACTTGGCTCTGCACAAGGCCCCCGCTCCCAGCAAGCCGtcggcggcctggctcctccaGACCCAGAGTCCATCAGGAGGGGCTCCGAACTGAAGCTTGAGAGGCGCGTGGCACCTGGACATGCGGTGGGAAGCAGGGGAGAAAGTGAGGGGCTCTCCACCCATGAACTCAAGAGGTCCAGCCCCAGGTGCTCAAAGACTTCTCACCCGGAGCGAGCTTCTGGTGCCTGGAGTCAGGGGGCAGACCCGCAGCCACTGTGTTGGCCAAGTTCTCCGGTGATTCTCATTTGTACCATCCCAGACCTAGCCAAATAGCAGATTAGATATATTCTGTCAGATGTCGTTTTTAGGAGTTGTGTTCTTAAGAAAACTGAAAGTAACAAGGATTCAGAAAGCAGTGTAATGAGTTCAAGCATATTTCCTTACACTGACCATGTGTTGAGGTGGATGTGTATTTAATCACTAATcactctttgtttttgtttttgttttggtttttttggttaGATGGGTTATCAGTGGAAAGAACCTGAAGAGATAATTCAGCAAAGGGAGAAAATAGATTTGTTTGTGCTTGGAAATTTAGGCAATctaggaaatttaaatttaatacaatTCTTGGTATTGTATCAAAATACTAGAGACATGCCAAGGATAGTTGCAAAAATTTCAGGTGTAGAACATAAAATGACAACTGAGGAACCTCAAgccaaataaaacagaacaaaagtgAGTACATGGATTTTATGATGATTGTGCCGTTTTGGAATTTTATTCTCCCCGTTTGACCACCAGTTCATGGAAATAGGTCAAAATTCATCAGGCTTTCTGCTCTTGATTAAATAACCAACTTTAAAAAGTCTTACTATCACAAAACCAGCAAATAAGAGGAAATGGAATGGCAATCCCCTGTCCCTTGGGTTAGTTTTTCCCTTTTGGAAAAAGGTCATggtttctctcctcccttcttttgTTTTATAAGCGCTGGAATCATTTACAAGGAAGACGTTTTCTGGGAGACAGTGACTCACACATCCAGAGAAGGCTTGTTTTCATAGAACATTGCATAAGACCCTTGGAGGAAATGTTCTCTGTAAGATGTACCTTATGCAATTATAGAACATAAGGAATAATTATGTCCATATTAACACAGATGGTCCCAGGAGGTTAGGCACCATTCCATGCCACAAAACAGAGTAGGGTGTGGGGGCAGGGACTTGTGCTGTGTTTGCTTTTAAAAGTCATACAAGTATTACATAATCACTCACTGATATGCAACCAAGTGTGACCACTGCCATGTGTCTGAGTTCCTTTCTTTGATGTCATTAGCTGTAAGGAGTAACATGAAGgataaaataagcattttgaaTTCGGGGACATAAAATTCCTTTGCTTTTCCCAGTCTGAAATACTCTGATGGCATTATATTCTAATATTTCAAAATCCTCAAATATTTCCAGTGAATCCTACTAGACCCTAAATACCTGAACTATTATAAAACACATTTGCTGTGAATTtaatattatctatctatctatctatctatctatctatctatctatctctatctctttctctatctCCATTTCTATCTTTGCAGTGCTAGTGATCAAACCCTAGAGCcctgtgcatactaggcaagcaccaTACAATTTGGCAAAACCCACAGCCCCTAAGAATTTataaggtattttggtcatgtCTCAACGTTATCaatgttaaaatttttcaatGTAATTTTGTAAGTTATCTAAGAAACAGAACTCCTTAATTTCCTCATCAGAACACATTACACACAAGACCTTAGGAAAGAAGTATTATTTCTGCAAAACTAACAACCTATAATTTAACTTTAACTTGTGCTTTATGTGTGGATTTCATTTtgtacacataaaattaaatttctttcctcTACTGCCATTCCAAGGAATGTCAAGGGTGGATTCTTTCTGTTAGTGCATTGGAATATTTTGTCAAACCATAAACTTACATATatcttataattaaaaagttaaaaaacttTATAGCAAATTTCTTGATTCTTAATTGGTGCTCAAATCTATCATGTGGTAACTTAATCCTGAATAAACTAAAGGGTTCTACACTAAAATTACAAGAGCTATTTCATCTGCTTTTTAACTAAGTAATTGTCGGAATTACGATCAATTTTGGAAATTGTTTCTGGAATTGTAGTTTACAAAGGAAATAACACTGAGCTTTTGTATCTTGTCCTTTAATTGGCTTCCTGATGTCTTCAGAGGATGTCCAGTGTCCTGTAACCTGGACTCACCTGCTCCTCTTACCTTATCTCTGCACCTTGGGTGCACCATGTACTCTAGGAGGACTGCTCCCTCCACTCCTGTATTCAGAACCTTCTCCAGATCACCTTGTCCATATGCCTGCTCCCCCCTGGCTGCTCCCTTCTGTTCCACCCTGGCTGCTCCCTTCTGTTCCACCCTGGCTGCATGTAAATCTCCCAAGCATCTGATTAGGTTCATCTCATCTGTTCATTGGTCATTCCTTCAAGCTTTCCCTTATGTCCAATTCACCCCAAATTTGGAAGTAAAACTTAGTACCCCTGGGGCTTTGGGCTACAGCTAAGTGCTGTTTATATGAAAcgcactattttttttaaccacctaTTATACTTGTTTCGATTTATGTCAAATCCAGAGTCCATGAGTTGAAAATCAGacctattttttgtttggtttgtctTTGTTTCCCTAATATCCAGAAAgcttttttaaattactgtttaTTATTCATGAGTGCATGTACAGAATAAACTGGAATTTGATGCTCCTCTGGATATACCCGGTCAAGCTATTTTCTGCCAACACTAGTAAATAAGTGTTTCATGTGGATAATTGCAGGTATCTGTACAAACACGGGTTCCAGATGCCATTCTGCTgccccttatgttttcttctatatgTTTGAACATAGTTTTAAGGGATGCTTGGAATCCAGGTCTGTTAGAGTCACATCGGGGTCATTTGGGGGTTGTTCTCcattgatttcctttttctcttatgCACAGGTCAAACTTCCCTTTTGAATAACAAACAGCATATTCAAATGCAAAGTTTCCTAGACTCATTAACTTTATTTGCAGAAACAGAGGTTTGACCTAATTTCTAAAGATGGAAAATTATGATCCTTTTCATGCCCAATGTAAACCTATGTtgacaaatacttaaaaattaatggCATGATGATGTGTGTATACGGTTCAAAAGTATTAGCTTTATTGTGTAACTCACTAGGCTGCCAAGAGCTTTGCCACACTGGCCTGTATCACCATCTTGCAGAAGAGCCTTGTGAAGGAGATTTCAAAGAAAGGGTCAGAGCTGGATTTGAAACTTAAATCTTTCTGATTCTGAAGAAATGTGACCTCTCTGTGACAATCTCTTCTGAAATGTCATCCAAGTGATCACCAACAGTTTTACCCCAAAGGTCTAAATGGGAAGGCTGTTTAGAGAACGTTATGTGCATCACTTTCAATGAGAGGAGACGAATAtgagcgggggtgggggtgggaattattgttttcttcctgaaaatGTCTTTTCCTTCACTTAAGCCTTAACTGTTGACACAGTAGAGCAATTGAAACCAATTTAATGGATGTAATTACAGAGTCACCCTTCATCCAAATTGTACTAagcttaaatatataaaagttcaTTTCAAAAACTTTTCATTTAAGTTCATCTGCAGTGAACGTTGATGTTATCAGGGTAGGATAAAAGGACGGGGGGGGGGACCCATCCTTAGATTTACTAACAGTTACTCAAGCGGTTGGCATCTCAACTCACAAAATACACATTTCCTGTGGTTCTTTTAACAGATCAAAAACTGAGTAATAAATATTTCTGTCAGTGTGCTGTTACACTGGTACAATCTATGGCACCTATATGTAGAAATGAGAAATGATCACCTCAACTTTAACCTTTACTGTGCTCACAACAGGACAGACTTTTTCAACCACGCCAAGCACAGAGTCAAACAGGCAAAAGCAGGC
This Marmota flaviventris isolate mMarFla1 chromosome 8, mMarFla1.hap1, whole genome shotgun sequence DNA region includes the following protein-coding sequences:
- the Sucnr1 gene encoding succinate receptor 1, giving the protein MVMVQFSLTQQNLLDSDDAPGTVAWNETCKDWMEVQSALEKYYLSIFYGFEFVVGMLGNTTVVFGYLFCLKNWSSSNVYLFNLAISDLAFLCTLPMLMRSYAKGAWQYGEVLCVSNRYVLHANLYTSILFLTFISVDRYLLMKFPFREHLLQKKELAVLISLAIWALVTLELLPILHVIGPVTTEEGTSCTDYASSGDPRYNLVYSLCLTLVGFLAPLAVMCFFSYKITIFLRQRSRQLSVAQTLEKPLALVVLAVVVFSVLFTPYHVLRNVRIASRLGGGQGCTQVVISCLYVLSRPLAFLSSAVNPVFYFLLGDHFREMLASRLRQGWQSLTALRG